ACATGGATGTGATTCTCATTCTTATGCGAATGTTCCCACCAGACCAGCTGATACATCAGACCACCAATTAGGGGATGTTTCAATAGGCTTCATTTTTTTTAGTCCAAAGAAAGAGGGCTGAACCGAATGAAACGGTCCTGTCTTTTATGATATGATAAGCATCAGGGGTCCTGACAATTCTGAGTATCTTTGTTTAGCATGGATGAGCTCCTCTGATGTCTCAGAATAGAATGCAGTGAATTCGCTTCATTGACATCTAATATTTTAAACCCCACTTTTTCAAAacgcctttctcctgccttcccatcaCTGAAACCCACTCAACTATTGGGCTTGAATATTTGTGTTATGGAGGCAGGGGGCACTGGGTCTTCATCCACTTCCAGCACATTCAACAGTCCACTTGGTTATCCCCTGAATTATTGATTGAATTTATTGAAAGATactgcgtgaaaacaggcccttcagcccatcgagtccacaccgaccattgatcacctgttcacactagttacatgttatcccacttttgcatccacttcctacaccccaaggtaaatttacagaggccaattaaccttcaaaaatGGGACacagggtggaaactggagcacccggaggaaacctatgtggttgcagagagaacatgcaaactccacgcagacagcatacAAGGACAAAATTgggaggcacagtgacacagctggtagaggtactgcctcacagcgcgagagacccaggatttgatcctgatctcacgtactgtctgtgtggattttgcacgttctccctgtgctcctccgggtgctccggattcctcccacatctcaaagacgcgcacatttgtaggttaattggcatttgtaaattgtcactaatgcatatggagtggatgagaaagtgggattatatagacctagtgtgaatgggtaatcgatggttggtgtggacttggtgggttgaacggcttgtttccttgctgcacctttaaactaaacggaactaaatcgaacctgggcctctggctctgtgaagaagcagctctaccagctgtgccactgtgccaccctagggaTCAAATCTCACCCAGGAGCAGGTCTGAGATATCTCACCCAGTTGTAAGCCCTGCCAATGATGCCAGCTGTTTGGCTGAGAAGAGATAGCAGTCACCACCATATCTGACCCTGCCTCATCCAGAAATCTAAACACAGGAGAGTGATTTCCCCATCTCACTGGGGCTGGCACTCATCACTTGTGCTGAAAATTCCTCAAGGATTATGTTTCATTACATGATGTCCTGCCACAGACTATTCCAAAATCAGAAAATTCCTCCCTCTTCCTTCACCTGTTAAATCTCCTCTAGTTTAATGACTGATTGACAAAAAATGTTTAAAGAACCATAAAAAAATAATGTTGTTAACATTAAGATTTCTCATCTTGGGCATGGCTAGGTTTCCAGATAAGGtcaaaagttataggagcagaattaagccattcggcccttcaagtctactctggctgatttatctttccctgtcAACACCATTctttgtcttctccccataacccctgacaccatatgAATCAaacacctgtcaatctctgccttaaaaacatctattgatttggcctccacagccttaaatGTTATAAAGTACgttgcaggtactatcacaatgtttaagaaacatttagacagaaacatggataggacaggtttatagggatatgagcaaaagcaggcaggtgggaccagtgtagatggggcatgttggccagtgtgggcaagttgggctgatgggcctgtttccacacgataAGGCTCTATGACTGATTGTAAATGCTTAAATTCCACTCCACTTCACCTTCAAATCTCACAATTGAAAATGCAGCGTCCTTAACCTCTGAAAAATTGAGGAGTCAGCTGCTCCCTCCTTGCGTTTGAAGTTCCTGTACAAAGTTTGTGACTCCCAAAGAGGAGTGAAGCGAGGGGTAGCTCTATCCCTTGATCATGTTGTTCTCTCAGATGAAAGGAACCAAAGTGCCCAGATAGGCCACAGGACAGACGCTCTCCTCAATTCACGGACCATTTGGGAAAGGTACATTGCCTTTATTGGAACCTCTTGTtcaaagacatttttttttgcagggtatttttttttgctttcccaGCAATGGAAGGATGTTGCCTCCTCCTCCGACTGccgccctctctcccacccctagtTCACACCTCAGTACTTATAGCCCTGCCGCTGGCCGGCGTCTCCCGCACCGTGCTCTGGCGGCTCACCGGGTAACCTTGGAGCGACGACATTTTGAAGGGTGGGCCCGCCTCTTTGTAGCGGGCGGGAGTGTAGGCGACCCGATCGCCTCCGTTGCGCATCTCCTCGGCGGTCTGTATGTAAAATGGGGAGCGGCGGGGGGAGCAGTCGGGACACGAGGCCCTCGCCGCTGCCTGTCTGGGCTCAACCGGCGCAGGCAGCTGAGTGAGAAACCCGTCTTCAAAGTGCGCGTTGCAGGCGTCGCATGCCAAGTGTGGGTGAGGGTGTAAATCTGAGTCTTCCTCCTCATCGTCCGATTCACTCTTGCAACAATAATACtggcggagaaaacacacacaaaaaaagaaacaGGCTGAAGATAGGATTCAGAAACTGGAACCAAACAGCTCTCTGATTATCTCCCTACTAATTCGTTGCCTTGCATCCCAAATAAACTTCACTCATCCCAGACTTGCAACAGTAAAACTGgtggagaaaacaaaaaaaagaaacaggAAGGAGACAGGACTCAGAAACTGGAAACAAACAGCCCTCTGATTATCTCCCAGCTAGTTATTTGCCTTGCACGACAAGTAAAGTCATCCCAGACTCTGCAGCACATGGCACCCAGTTTCCTTCACCAAGGTGTCaccctttcacacagagggtggtgagtgtatggaacgagctgccggtggaggtaattgaggcatgtagtattgcaacatttaagaaacatttcgataggtgcatggataggaaagatttagagggattatgggccaaacgcaggcaggagggactagactagatgggacattgtgggccgagagtcctgttcctgtgctatactgttctatgcccATTCTCATTCATGCTCTCGtgcctctctttttctctctgagGTTCTGCAATTCTTCAAGTTTTCTGCTGTCCTCCAGGGATACTCCTGAAGCTTCACTGGTCACCACGTGTGTGCAATTGCCCTATCCTGGGGTTTGCTGCCAATGCCTGGCTCTCTTTGCTAAGAAGCTCCTTATAGCCCTCTATTGTCCCTCTCCCAGCCCAACCTCTTGATCACCTGCTGtgatattaatttagtttagtttagtttagagatacagcatggaaacaagcccttcagcacaccaagtccaccgataaattagcactatcctaataataataataataaattttatttatgggcgcctttcaagagtctcaaggacaccttacaaaaattgagcaggtagaggaaaaacatgaaaggggaatgaaataaatagtagagacatgactagtacacaaagtacagacagaattcaatacaaaacacagtatgaggcaattaatgcacagatgaaaagggacggggacgtggggctaaggataggcagaggtgaagagatgggtcttgaggcgggactggaagatggtgagggacacggaattgcggatcagttgggggagggagttccagagcctacacactagggacaatttataacctttaccaaaaccaattaacctaaaaacctgtacgtctttggagtctgggaggaaactggagcacctggggaaacccatgcagtcacggggagaacgtgcaaactccatacagacagcacccgtagtcaggattgaccccagGTCGACTCTACCGTGGTGCTATCGTGTTGCCCCCCCTGCTATCGTGCCGTCCCAAAGTCATCTCCCTAAGTCATTCCTTAGGACATTATAAATGGTGCTGTCTGAAATCAGAAGAGGCTACAAAATACCTTAAGACCAttagacataggagcaaaattcgGCTCCATTTGGCTTATTGCCACTTTGCCACTCGACCATGGCagacctatttttccctctcaaccccattctctaccttctccccgtaacctttgacacccttactaatcaagaacatatcaatctccgctttaataaTGCCCAATGCcatgcctccacagccatcttgtgggaatgaattccacagattcaccacctcctgGTAAAAGTAATTCCTTTCTCATCCCCACTCTAAagctatgtccttttattctgaggttgtggccTTTGGTTCTACActgtcccattactggaaacatcctttccacatccactctatctaggccattcattattcagtaggtttcaatatgatccccctcatctttctaaactctagggtgtacaggcccagagccttcacaTGCTCCTCACactttaacccaatcattcccagaatcattctcgtaaacctcctctggaccctctccaacggcaGAACATgcttcctcaaatatggggcccaaagATGCTCATGATATtccaatgtggtctcaccagcgttttatatagcctcagaattacacccttgcttttatattctagtcccttAAAAAGAatactaacattgcatttgcctttctcactactgactcaacctgcaaattctcttttgggaatcctgcctagcactcccaagtccatttgcacctccgatttctaaatcctctccccatttaaaaaGTAGCCTCTGCTTTTAATCCTTCAATTAGGACCCAGATATCTAAAAGCCAGCAAACCTAGGACTTCCTAGGTCCAATGACTTTACCTATAGAGACAGCAAATCCAATACAGGGCTCCTGGGCTACTCCAAGCAATGTTTGATATAGAGGTGACCACTGAGACCCAAGCCAATGTCCTACAGTTGTCTATCACACTCATAATGACTGCAGGTCCCTGCGACACGGCAAACCGCAGCAATTCTTGTGCCTCTGCATCGCATGTTGTGGGTTTGCTCCTTGGAGTTTCTACACCCAGTCTAGGTGACCACTAGCCTTGCCTTGTAGGAGTGGTGTGAGGCTGATGCCAATGTCCTCTGGACTAGACATTAAACCAATGTCCTGAATGGATACAATGAAGGAACTCTGCGATATTTTGAAGAAAAGATAGGAAGCCTAAACAGAAACAATCCCTTAGCCAATATCATTAAATCCCATGTTAGCTGACTTGTTGGTGTTTGTGGGAGATATCTGTATGCAGAATGGCTGCCTAATTATCTTCTACATTAAAACACTGACTGCTCTTCATCGCTGTGAAGCACTGACACATCTTGAGGCTCTGAAAAATGCTACGTCTACAAAATTATGGCAAGAATTGGATAACTCCTCACACAGTCAATAttttctcttgtttcccttatctctgAATGGCATAGTAggttgccatttggcccatggagtCTTATGCTGGCCACAGATCAACTTCAGTAATTTTTCCACCGataattttccccgtgacctatcCTCCCACATGAGGGGAATATAGAGGGtcaatgcacagaatattttatcCAGGATTGGAGAATCAAGaaacagtggacataggtttaaggtgagaggggcaagatttaataggaacctgaggggcaaccttttcacgtgGTGGgaatacggaacgagctgccagagaaagtagttgagacaggtacgatAACTActgtacatttaaaagacatttggctgTACAGGCCGACCATTGATTTTCTGGCACTCTTGAtttcagagcctttctggattatccgttttgctggaccaacagaggtcacggcctccgtgAGGAGTCCAAAGGTACCAGAACAGTCCGCCTAGGCCGTTGAGGGGCTGAGATACCGGCCTGCCAAAGTTGGccttggaagtcggctatgggaacacaACTGCAGGCTCCGaccgggctggagttccagagccctggccacTGGGGGAAAATACGGCCTGCTGATTAGGCACGGAAGTCCCAATGAGATAGAACCGCCACCTCATCTGGCttaggcaccacattttcggaGGTACTTCCGGGTGGAtttctctcgtaattttgtccagattaaaggaggtgctggaccacGTCGTCGGAAAATTAGTGGTGGACCTCTACAtgtatgggaaaggtttagagggatatgggccaactgtGGGTAAACGagactatcttagatggggcatcttggtcgatatGGATGTGTTGGACCCGAGGgctcatttccatgctgtataactccatgacttgaacccccctcccccaccagatTCTGTCACTgacctacacactcagggcaatttacagcggccaattattCCAACAGctggcacgtctttaggatgtgggaaaaATCAGCTACCTGGAGGGAAGGAGCAAACTCCACAACAGGCAGCACTGGAAGGCAGAATAGAAGTAGgggcactggagctgtgaggcagcggacTCACCAGCTGTTCCACTCCAAACACAAACATAGTCTTCCCAGCAACCAGGAAGGATTGTGTTATAAAGCAGAAACCCATAATTCAGAAACTGTATGTTTGTATGTATACGTATATGCATTGCTTATTCTGCAAACCCATCCCTCTATTAGTGACACTTGCTAACTCACCTGGAGTCTACAGTAACAGAGCACACCTATGATACAAAGCAGTATCACTGTTGCTAGTATTCCACCAGTGATAACAACAGTTCCAGCTGTCATCCGACCAGTTCTCCATCAAACCCTGGAAAAGCAAAGAGAAGAGATGGTAATGGGTAATGTaataagatgctggtttataccaaagataaaatgCATTCAgagagtattcagaccccttcactttttccacattatgttacgttacagccttatttttaaatggattaaaattttttttttatcatcaatctatacgtAATACCCCAGaaagaagaagcgaaaacaggtgtttagagatttttgcaaagtaattaaaaataaatattgtggCGGCACCCGGTGGTTGGGCAACTTGCTACACGAACCCTCAGCAGTCGGGGGTACGGGGAGGGGGATCACTGTTTTCAAATCCGGGTCACCTTCATAAGATAAAAATGAGGTTTGGAGTTGttggaactctcttcctcaaagggtggtggatgtagagCATTTTTAGGGCCGAGGGAGATACAGTCTTGATAAATGAGGGGGTGAAAGATTTCGGAGTTGTGGAGGTTCCAATCAGGTCAGCCACGATCCTGTTGAAATGTGTAGTGGTTTCAGAGGATGATTGGCCTTCTGctcctgattaattttttttGAAAGATTAATGCAAAATAATATTTCAATCCTGGAAAAGAAAATTGAGTTTCAACTACATTCAGTGACTGAATGTCAGGGCATTAAAAAGCAACTGGTAGGAAATGCTGACTTATGAACCGCACATTCATTTGAGCAGGGAAGACCAGTCTTTCCGTCAAGCCTCCATCAAGCCAGTGTATGATGGTTGGAGGTTAAATGTTTAAACACTGGAAGTACAGCTGATCCTTTGCTGCCATTGACTCAGAGCGTGAGACCACTTGTAGGGACTTGTGAAAggtagagaggaagatgaccTGCAGAGATTTGACCCTTCCACTGGCCACTTCTGATCACCGAGTGGGACAACGATGAAGGGTTCCATTTGCAAAATGGAATCCAAAATAGGGGAAAAAAAGTAGTGTCGCTGTTCCCGGCACTGCCATGAATTGCTCTGGTTCCTCATTAGGCTTCCTCGCGCACCGAGCTTACAAGTTGCAAGTGGAATTGAAGCTGTGTGTCATTTGCTGCAAAGCTCTGCTCTGGATTGTGACTGACTTGTTAGAATACTAACAAGCTTTAGAGTCAGGCAGCGGTAGACCTAACCCATGCCTTCAGCGGCAATGCATCAACGAGTAACAAGCCACCTGGTCCACCAAGCCCATGCCAGCCTTTAAttacccatctatactaatcccatgtgCCATGGTTCCTTATGTGCCGTGACAATTGAAGTGACAAACGTTGTGGGAGTCTCTGCCTCCATAACTCGCCTAGGTTGGTCAGACTCTaaacactctctgggtgaaaaacattCCTTCACTGATCCCTTCCAAACCGTTGAACCCATGGCCTCCGGTTTCAGACACCTCTTCTGTAAAGTCATTATAATACCTTTTATCCACTGTTTGTTACAAATATTTCCAGATTCTCCATGCAATAGTGTAAAGGAGTTATCATCGGTATCGCTCAACCAATGACATTGAaactaattagtttagtttaggttagaggtaCATGGGacatggaaattggcccttcagcccaccgagtccattccgaccattgatcacctgttcacactagctctgttatcccacttgcacatcctctccctacacgttaaggggcaatttacagaggccaattaaccttcaacctCCATGTcttatgtcatagagtcatatagcaatgaaacaggccctttggcccaacttgtccatgcagaacaacatgccccatctatattagtcccacctgcctgtgtttggctcaaatccctctaaatctatactgtctatgtacctgtctaaatggtt
This sequence is a window from Amblyraja radiata isolate CabotCenter1 chromosome 10, sAmbRad1.1.pri, whole genome shotgun sequence. Protein-coding genes within it:
- the fam163a gene encoding protein FAM163A is translated as MTAGTVVITGGILATVILLCIIGVLCYCRLQYYCCKSESDDEEEDSDLHPHPHLACDACNAHFEDGFLTQLPAPVEPRQAAARASCPDCSPRRSPFYIQTAEEMRNGGDRVAYTPARYKEAGPPFKMSSLQGYPVSRQSTVRETPASGRAISTEV